One Candidatus Flexicrinis proximus DNA window includes the following coding sequences:
- a CDS encoding glycosyltransferase: protein MRFSIIATVLNEGDSIRRLMDSLLAQSRHPDEIVIVDGGSRDNTAEIIRSYAGRLPVTVIVEPGANISRGRNVAISNATGDVIAVTDAGVRLTDNWFRELIAPFEANLDVNGVAGFFAPDWQNTFEAAMSATVLPQRQDINPDGFLPSSRSVAFRKSAWGKVGGYPEWLDFCEDLVFDLRFKSLAGSFVFSPDALVYFRPRGTLRSFYKQYYLYARGDGKADLWRKRHAIRYVTYLIGLPGLLAAGALIHPLIWLLIIAGGYAYIRRPLNRLAGILAEKSWSERFRAALWIPVIRVVGDAAKMAGYPVGWRWRITHSPPAWR, encoded by the coding sequence ATGCGATTCTCGATCATTGCTACAGTACTTAACGAAGGCGACTCAATCCGGCGATTGATGGACTCGCTGCTGGCACAGTCTCGGCACCCTGACGAGATCGTGATTGTGGACGGCGGCAGCCGGGACAATACCGCCGAGATCATCCGGAGCTATGCAGGTCGCCTGCCGGTAACGGTGATTGTAGAGCCAGGGGCAAACATCAGCCGGGGCCGGAACGTGGCAATTTCGAATGCTACCGGCGATGTTATCGCGGTCACAGATGCAGGCGTCCGGCTGACGGACAATTGGTTTCGAGAATTGATCGCGCCATTCGAGGCCAATCTCGATGTTAACGGCGTCGCGGGGTTCTTCGCACCGGACTGGCAGAACACGTTTGAAGCCGCCATGAGTGCGACTGTGCTTCCCCAACGCCAGGACATCAATCCGGATGGTTTTTTGCCAAGTAGTCGCAGCGTGGCATTCAGAAAGTCAGCCTGGGGAAAAGTTGGGGGATACCCCGAATGGCTGGATTTTTGCGAAGACCTGGTGTTCGACCTCCGGTTTAAGTCGCTGGCCGGGTCGTTCGTCTTTAGCCCAGATGCGCTGGTATATTTCCGCCCGCGCGGCACGCTCCGTTCCTTCTATAAGCAGTATTACCTGTATGCGCGCGGCGACGGCAAGGCCGATTTGTGGCGTAAGCGCCACGCAATTCGATACGTCACGTATCTGATTGGCTTGCCTGGACTGCTGGCAGCGGGTGCCCTAATCCATCCTCTGATATGGCTGCTGATCATAGCCGGTGGTTACGCCTATATCCGGCGGCCACTCAATCGACTCGCAGGTATCCTCGCTGAGAAGAGCTGGTCCGAGCGTTTCCGGGCGGCGCTCTGGATACCGGTGATCCGAGTCGTAGGGGACGCCGCCAAAATGGCTGGCTATCCGGTCGGTTGGCGGTGGCGGATCACCCATTCCCCTCCGGCCTGGCGGTAA
- a CDS encoding AI-2E family transporter: MTTNQQQNPNLQAVRWILIAVGILTTLATLWAIRSILLLTLASVILVVFFTMPVRFLARYNVRRGPALAVAFVLLIVGVLALARVMLPTLIDQFNTLTTEILPDGVVQLIQSINETDLFAPAPFPYSEIDLIANFNPSRWIVVISQPLAFPDNFLYEALRPLAETIRIDTNLVSDVARQLATAIGQIGVSVLPFVGDVASTVLSLLIVLFLSLYFLADPKGYTDGMVRLFPVWYRERVRQILDRMYDALRGWLEGTFISMIFVGVTTWFGLTLLNLEQAAALGALAGVLSFVPNFGQLVAVLAAIVVGIVQSPGSVGGIIVVIYGISFIQSQIFTPLLFAESIRIPPVLVLLGQIVCGALFGFLGILLAVPITAIVLILIREVYIRDVLGDVNETAPVEWVRPQTQSKRPQAEGNDMLPDHA; this comes from the coding sequence GTGACCACTAATCAACAACAGAACCCAAACCTACAGGCGGTCCGCTGGATCCTGATTGCAGTCGGGATACTGACTACCCTCGCAACCCTCTGGGCGATACGCAGCATCCTGCTCCTGACACTGGCCTCCGTGATTCTGGTTGTCTTCTTTACGATGCCCGTACGTTTCCTGGCACGCTATAACGTAAGGCGCGGGCCAGCCCTTGCTGTGGCATTTGTGTTGTTGATTGTCGGGGTTCTTGCCCTGGCCCGTGTGATGCTGCCGACCTTAATCGACCAGTTCAATACGCTTACGACGGAAATCCTGCCGGATGGCGTCGTTCAGCTCATTCAAAGCATAAACGAAACGGATTTGTTTGCGCCGGCGCCCTTTCCTTATAGTGAGATCGACCTGATCGCCAACTTCAACCCCTCAAGATGGATTGTGGTCATCTCTCAGCCGCTGGCTTTTCCTGATAACTTCCTGTACGAGGCGCTGCGCCCACTTGCTGAAACCATCCGAATTGATACGAATCTCGTCAGTGACGTAGCCCGTCAGCTCGCCACGGCCATCGGTCAGATCGGCGTCTCGGTCTTGCCTTTTGTCGGGGATGTTGCCAGTACGGTGCTCAGCCTGCTGATTGTCCTGTTCCTGAGCCTTTACTTTCTTGCGGATCCCAAAGGGTATACCGACGGAATGGTTCGCCTGTTTCCAGTATGGTATCGCGAACGCGTCCGCCAAATCCTTGATCGCATGTATGATGCGCTGCGGGGCTGGCTTGAAGGCACGTTCATTTCGATGATCTTCGTGGGTGTGACAACCTGGTTTGGACTAACTCTGCTAAATCTCGAGCAAGCTGCGGCTTTGGGCGCGCTGGCCGGTGTGCTCAGCTTCGTGCCGAATTTCGGGCAGCTTGTTGCCGTTTTGGCCGCAATCGTCGTCGGTATCGTTCAGTCACCTGGGAGTGTTGGCGGGATTATCGTCGTGATTTACGGTATCTCCTTTATTCAAAGTCAGATTTTTACCCCGCTGCTCTTTGCTGAAAGTATACGTATCCCGCCGGTACTGGTCTTGCTCGGCCAGATCGTCTGCGGTGCGCTGTTTGGTTTCCTCGGCATTCTGCTGGCAGTGCCAATCACCGCTATCGTTTTGATCCTGATCCGCGAGGTGTACATCCGCGATGTTCTGGGAGACGTGAACGAGACCGCGCCCGTAGAGTGGGTGCGTCCGCAGACCCAGAGTAAGCGCCCTCAAGCCGAAGGAAATGACATGCTCCCGGACCATGCTTGA
- a CDS encoding thermonuclease family protein, with amino-acid sequence MTRWGLIGLIFLLAGCSLDVPIEDPGSSGSGVEGESARVVTVIDGDTIDVELDGEEFRVRYIGVNTPERDEVCYSEAVRANRLLVDDKTVTLVSDVSDTDQYGRLLRYVYVGELSINERMVEEGWAEVVRYAPDTLYYDHFRELEGKAARAGRGCHPTGVFDDGSVTR; translated from the coding sequence ATGACTCGATGGGGTCTGATTGGTCTGATTTTCTTACTCGCGGGTTGCTCGCTGGATGTGCCGATCGAGGATCCGGGTAGTTCTGGCAGTGGCGTTGAAGGCGAGTCGGCCCGCGTTGTCACAGTGATTGATGGCGACACGATCGATGTGGAGCTTGACGGCGAGGAATTCCGCGTTCGCTACATCGGCGTCAATACGCCTGAGCGAGACGAAGTCTGCTATTCGGAAGCGGTACGTGCCAACAGGCTGCTGGTGGACGATAAGACCGTCACGCTGGTATCAGACGTTAGCGATACCGACCAGTACGGACGGCTCTTGCGCTACGTTTATGTTGGCGAGCTGTCGATCAATGAGCGCATGGTTGAGGAAGGGTGGGCCGAAGTGGTCCGCTACGCACCCGACACACTCTACTACGATCACTTCCGTGAACTTGAAGGCAAAGCGGCACGCGCCGGGCGGGGATGCCATCCAACTGGTGTTTTTGACGACGGTTCGGTGACGCGATGA
- a CDS encoding response regulator transcription factor gives MTSITRFNFKVLIYDPDTYARHAIYTFLAWDRRTRVTFRAKSLDDMWHHLRTTPVAEQPDYIVMDANHIGGANELRATLDRLRAELPKCRIVCMVQQVDAELVQAAAERGAKAVLLKQEVNLRLGWAIVYAEKKDFTITPAVIEAVRASRNVHPRLQKAAVLPPSLKFPQLTTRVQEALELWLGGMPAYLVADELGIGLSTVRGYIKKAYRILESSVDLEFPDEITQQERAFLRYTALDERE, from the coding sequence ATGACCTCGATTACCCGCTTCAATTTCAAGGTGTTGATTTACGATCCGGATACTTACGCGCGCCATGCGATCTACACGTTTCTGGCGTGGGACCGGCGAACCCGCGTGACGTTTCGCGCGAAATCGCTGGATGACATGTGGCATCACCTGCGAACGACCCCGGTCGCTGAGCAACCCGATTACATCGTGATGGACGCCAACCATATCGGCGGCGCAAATGAACTGCGCGCCACACTGGATCGGCTGCGTGCGGAACTGCCGAAATGCCGGATCGTATGCATGGTTCAACAGGTCGATGCGGAACTGGTTCAGGCGGCCGCAGAACGCGGCGCGAAGGCGGTACTCCTGAAACAAGAGGTCAACCTGCGGCTTGGATGGGCGATCGTCTATGCCGAAAAGAAGGATTTCACGATAACTCCGGCAGTGATCGAGGCGGTTCGTGCGTCCCGGAACGTCCATCCGCGGCTTCAGAAAGCGGCCGTTCTGCCGCCCAGCCTGAAATTCCCGCAACTAACCACGCGAGTCCAAGAAGCGTTGGAGCTTTGGCTCGGTGGAATGCCGGCTTACCTGGTGGCAGATGAACTTGGGATCGGTCTGAGTACCGTTCGTGGATACATCAAGAAGGCGTATCGCATTCTAGAGTCATCGGTGGATCTGGAGTTTCCTGACGAGATTACGCAGCAGGAACGCGCTTTTCTCAGATATACGGCTCTCGACGAGCGGGAATAG
- a CDS encoding dipeptidase codes for MTAHDYAKANADRFRDELFELLRIPSVSTTPELAREVRRAAEWLVANMKQIGFPHAEVVQTAGHPIVYGEWLTAGADKPTVLVYGHYDVQPAEREKDGWHTDPFEPQIIEGKIYARGSTDDKGPVIAHLKAIESLVQTNGALPVNLKVIFEGEEEVSSLHLGEFVAKYKERLKADACLISDTAIYAPDQPSITYALRGLAYMELHVQGPATDLHSGGFGGTVHNPAQALSEIIAKLHHPDGSVSVPGFYDDVRPLDVEERAELAKTPWELEAWSAGTGISTPWGEPQFTLGERVSARPTLEINGMVSGFYGEGAKTVLPAKAMAKMSCRLVANQNPKKIYELVKAYIAQITPPTVRSELRLLHVGDPALTERDSVAMQAAISAYEQAWGKAPVFMREGGSIPIVADFQRELGIPVILMGFGLHTDGAHGPDEHFRLELFYKGIDAIIAFHEVYAKLNSGNQ; via the coding sequence ATGACTGCTCACGACTACGCGAAAGCCAACGCAGACCGCTTCCGCGATGAACTCTTCGAACTGCTGCGTATTCCTTCTGTCAGCACCACGCCGGAACTGGCCCGAGAGGTACGGCGTGCGGCAGAATGGCTGGTCGCAAACATGAAACAGATCGGGTTTCCGCACGCCGAAGTTGTGCAGACGGCCGGCCACCCGATCGTCTACGGAGAGTGGCTTACAGCTGGTGCCGATAAACCCACCGTGCTGGTCTACGGGCATTATGACGTGCAGCCAGCCGAGCGCGAAAAAGACGGATGGCACACGGATCCTTTTGAACCCCAGATCATCGAAGGGAAAATCTATGCGCGCGGCAGCACCGATGACAAAGGCCCCGTGATTGCGCATCTCAAGGCCATCGAATCGCTGGTACAAACCAACGGAGCACTTCCGGTCAACCTCAAAGTAATTTTCGAGGGAGAGGAAGAGGTTTCATCGCTGCATCTGGGAGAGTTCGTGGCGAAGTATAAGGAACGCCTCAAAGCAGACGCGTGCCTGATCTCTGATACGGCCATCTATGCGCCTGACCAACCTTCGATTACTTACGCGCTTCGCGGCCTGGCCTATATGGAGCTGCATGTACAGGGTCCAGCAACTGACCTTCACAGCGGCGGGTTTGGCGGCACCGTGCATAACCCCGCACAGGCGCTGTCAGAGATCATCGCCAAACTGCATCATCCCGACGGCAGCGTTTCGGTTCCCGGATTTTATGACGATGTGAGACCGCTTGATGTCGAGGAGCGCGCCGAACTCGCAAAGACCCCCTGGGAATTAGAAGCGTGGTCGGCGGGCACTGGAATCTCCACGCCGTGGGGTGAGCCGCAATTCACGCTCGGCGAGAGGGTAAGCGCGCGTCCGACACTCGAAATCAACGGAATGGTCAGCGGTTTCTATGGCGAGGGCGCAAAGACAGTGCTACCCGCAAAAGCCATGGCGAAGATGAGCTGCCGGCTGGTCGCAAACCAAAACCCGAAGAAGATTTACGAATTGGTGAAAGCATATATCGCGCAAATCACTCCACCGACCGTACGGTCAGAGCTCAGACTGCTGCATGTAGGCGACCCAGCTCTGACGGAGCGCGACAGCGTCGCAATGCAGGCAGCGATCAGCGCATACGAGCAGGCATGGGGCAAGGCGCCAGTCTTTATGCGTGAAGGCGGGAGTATTCCGATCGTGGCCGATTTCCAGCGCGAGTTGGGAATTCCCGTCATTCTCATGGGGTTTGGCCTGCACACCGATGGCGCCCACGGTCCAGACGAGCACTTCCGGCTAGAATTGTTCTACAAGGGCATAGACGCGATCATCGCGTTCCACGAAGTCTACGCTAAGCTGAACAGCGGTAACCAGTAG
- a CDS encoding SpoIIE family protein phosphatase has protein sequence MSDALNLNPEHLAVLYRVTGLMNSSLDFDKALDNIMEAVMTVLKAQRGFLLRVDEKTLEPEILVARGSGSADSEGYSTTIVNQVIRTREALLTNNAQFDDRYQAGQSIIIRGLRAILCAPLLVQGRLIGILYCDTSMKAGNFSPGDRDLAAAVAGQAAIALENARLYTLAVEQGRLMRELQMAREIQETLLPQSMPIVPGYEIAAHWESAREVAGDFYDVFALDGQRLAVAIADVSDKGAPAALFMAVARTMIRTLAHSGLSPLETLSRTNDLILEDADSGMFVTVYYSVFQMGGKSQHVNAGHNPCIVYRRRENHAFLMPKGGRAIGWFPNNPLTKLEMDLYPGDVCVYYTDGITEAENIAGEYFGEDRLIKTITRNGTSHAKEILRSIIDDVLAFCGGVVPFDDQTLVVVRYAG, from the coding sequence ATGTCCGACGCGCTTAATCTTAACCCTGAGCATCTCGCCGTGTTGTATCGAGTTACCGGCCTGATGAATTCGAGTCTCGATTTCGACAAGGCGCTTGACAACATTATGGAAGCGGTGATGACCGTGCTAAAGGCTCAGCGCGGCTTCCTGCTCAGGGTTGACGAAAAGACGCTTGAACCAGAAATTCTGGTCGCGCGTGGCTCTGGGAGCGCCGATAGTGAGGGCTACAGCACGACTATTGTCAACCAGGTCATCCGCACGCGCGAGGCGCTCCTCACCAATAACGCCCAGTTCGACGACCGCTACCAGGCAGGACAGAGCATTATCATTCGCGGTCTTCGCGCCATTCTCTGTGCGCCACTGCTGGTTCAGGGGCGGCTGATTGGCATTCTCTACTGCGATACCTCGATGAAGGCCGGGAATTTCTCGCCTGGCGACCGCGATCTGGCCGCCGCGGTTGCGGGGCAGGCGGCTATTGCGCTCGAAAACGCGAGGCTCTATACGCTGGCGGTAGAGCAGGGGCGTCTGATGCGCGAACTCCAGATGGCGCGTGAAATCCAGGAGACCCTGCTGCCTCAGTCGATGCCCATCGTTCCAGGATACGAGATCGCCGCGCATTGGGAGTCGGCGCGCGAAGTCGCCGGGGACTTCTACGATGTGTTTGCGCTCGACGGCCAGCGGTTGGCCGTGGCAATCGCTGATGTCTCTGACAAGGGAGCACCAGCCGCGCTCTTCATGGCGGTCGCCCGTACAATGATCCGGACGCTGGCGCACTCCGGACTTTCGCCTCTCGAAACCCTGTCTCGTACCAACGACCTGATCCTTGAAGATGCAGACAGCGGGATGTTCGTGACCGTCTACTACAGCGTTTTTCAGATGGGGGGCAAGAGCCAGCACGTGAATGCCGGCCATAATCCCTGCATCGTTTACCGCCGCCGCGAGAATCACGCCTTTCTCATGCCAAAAGGAGGCCGCGCGATCGGATGGTTCCCCAATAACCCGCTGACGAAACTCGAGATGGATCTGTATCCCGGCGATGTCTGTGTCTACTACACAGACGGGATTACCGAGGCAGAAAATATCGCTGGTGAGTATTTCGGGGAAGACCGCCTGATCAAGACCATTACCCGTAATGGCACCAGCCATGCGAAAGAAATTCTTCGCTCAATCATCGACGATGTCCTTGCTTTCTGTGGCGGAGTAGTCCCCTTCGACGACCAGACTCTGGTGGTCGTCCGTTACGCGGGCTGA
- a CDS encoding SOS response-associated peptidase yields MCGRFVLTADAATLLEAFGLEGAMVQMAPRYNIAPTQPVAVITNAEPRKLTFHRWGLVPSWAKDISIGSKMFNARAETVAEKPSFKNALKRRRCLVPANGFYEWPEKGKNPMYIHLDGDPVFAFAGLWETWRSPDGDELNSCTILTGEPNDYIRQFHNRMAIILPKESYSEWLFSGEMRAEEALSFLQPYPAERMHAYEVSKLVNGANTEGADLIAPVGGQGTLL; encoded by the coding sequence ATGTGTGGACGATTCGTATTGACTGCTGATGCTGCCACATTGTTGGAAGCGTTTGGCCTTGAAGGAGCGATGGTTCAGATGGCGCCGCGCTACAACATCGCGCCGACGCAGCCCGTAGCCGTGATAACCAACGCCGAACCAAGAAAGCTGACGTTTCACCGTTGGGGTCTCGTCCCCTCGTGGGCTAAAGACATCAGTATTGGCAGCAAGATGTTCAACGCCCGTGCGGAGACCGTTGCCGAGAAACCGTCATTTAAGAATGCCTTGAAGCGCCGGCGCTGCCTGGTTCCCGCCAATGGCTTTTACGAATGGCCGGAAAAAGGCAAGAACCCGATGTACATTCATCTTGATGGCGATCCGGTTTTTGCCTTTGCCGGTTTGTGGGAGACATGGCGCAGCCCTGACGGCGACGAACTCAACAGCTGCACAATACTGACCGGTGAGCCTAATGACTACATCCGGCAGTTCCATAACCGGATGGCGATTATCCTTCCGAAGGAATCTTATTCTGAGTGGCTCTTCAGTGGGGAGATGAGGGCGGAAGAGGCACTCTCTTTCCTGCAGCCGTATCCGGCTGAAAGGATGCACGCGTACGAAGTCTCGAAATTGGTCAACGGCGCCAACACGGAAGGCGCTGATCTGATTGCACCGGTCGGAGGGCAGGGCACGTTGTTATGA
- a CDS encoding M23 family metallopeptidase yields MTVPVVAQETEAPPTPPADAAVTPSPTATPIIRPTSRQTLSVGDATVELYFDSVKQGGFGVLHVSGEGVTAATASWLGDLIPLFPARDDGLFGFLTANIEQTSKEYDLEVFVESGASRASVMTKVRVELGGFVRSTFIVPSDRVYLIDPEIERAEFARLSAVFAKPDQARAWDDSGFAAPIFGELTSPFGELRLLNDTVETRHTGWDMRATTGVPIAASAAGRVAFAGIMDIRGNYVIVDHGFGVFSGYAHMSQIHVTRGQQVTAGQVLGLTGNTGRSSGPHLHWELNINGDWVDASDFSRAWIP; encoded by the coding sequence ATGACGGTGCCCGTTGTTGCACAGGAGACGGAAGCTCCGCCGACTCCCCCCGCTGACGCTGCCGTAACGCCCTCTCCTACGGCCACGCCGATCATCCGGCCGACCTCACGGCAAACACTCTCCGTGGGGGACGCAACGGTAGAGCTGTATTTCGACAGCGTCAAACAAGGCGGGTTCGGCGTGCTGCACGTTAGCGGCGAAGGAGTAACCGCCGCAACTGCGTCGTGGCTCGGCGATCTCATTCCGCTTTTCCCTGCCCGCGATGACGGTCTGTTTGGCTTCTTGACCGCCAATATCGAGCAGACCTCCAAAGAGTATGACCTTGAAGTCTTTGTCGAGTCCGGCGCGAGTCGCGCATCGGTTATGACCAAGGTGCGCGTTGAGCTTGGTGGCTTTGTGCGCAGTACCTTCATCGTCCCAAGCGATCGTGTCTATTTGATCGACCCTGAAATCGAACGCGCTGAGTTTGCGCGCCTGTCTGCCGTGTTTGCCAAACCCGATCAGGCGCGTGCTTGGGATGATTCGGGTTTTGCCGCGCCGATATTTGGTGAACTGACTTCGCCATTCGGCGAGCTTCGTCTCCTGAACGATACGGTCGAAACGCGTCACACCGGCTGGGATATGCGCGCAACCACCGGCGTACCCATCGCGGCGTCTGCCGCCGGTCGGGTTGCCTTTGCGGGAATCATGGATATCCGGGGTAACTATGTGATCGTTGATCATGGTTTCGGCGTGTTTAGTGGTTACGCGCACATGTCGCAGATCCACGTCACCCGCGGCCAGCAGGTTACGGCAGGTCAGGTCCTCGGACTAACAGGAAATACAGGGCGCAGCAGTGGACCGCACCTGCACTGGGAGTTGAATATCAACGGAGACTGGGTCGACGCTTCAGATTTTAGCCGCGCCTGGATCCCGTGA